One genomic window of Verrucomicrobiia bacterium includes the following:
- a CDS encoding MgtC/SapB family protein, protein MNAPLTYHEILLRILAATVAGIVVGLERETRGRPAGLRTTILACVASAISMVVSESLFVDSGTNTAWRPDPARLGAGILTGIGFLGAGTIMRNSDTIRGVTTAASLWFVTVLGLAFGTGLYFLGFIGLVIALISLGALPALEKLLPVDWYSTLTVIGAMDSLSERDLRGRLIIAGLKPKRVKMRYDLEAQKITVSVEVQFNRKKAPDVVGKIVQDLRSLPGIQQIRWS, encoded by the coding sequence ATGAACGCACCCCTGACGTATCACGAAATCCTGCTGCGGATCCTTGCTGCGACTGTCGCCGGAATCGTGGTGGGATTGGAACGCGAAACGCGCGGAAGGCCAGCCGGACTTCGTACCACCATTCTTGCATGCGTTGCCTCTGCAATTTCAATGGTGGTGTCGGAGAGCCTCTTTGTAGATAGCGGAACGAACACTGCATGGCGTCCCGACCCTGCCCGCCTCGGCGCCGGAATTCTCACCGGGATCGGCTTCCTTGGCGCGGGAACCATCATGCGCAACAGCGACACCATCCGGGGAGTTACCACGGCCGCGAGTCTCTGGTTCGTGACGGTCCTGGGCCTTGCCTTCGGCACCGGCCTTTATTTCCTCGGGTTCATCGGGCTCGTCATCGCCCTAATCAGCCTGGGTGCGCTTCCAGCCCTCGAGAAGCTCCTGCCCGTTGATTGGTATTCAACATTAACGGTGATCGGGGCCATGGACAGCCTGAGCGAGCGAGATTTACGCGGGCGGCTCATTATCGCAGGCCTGAAGCCGAAGCGCGTCAAAATGCGGTATGACCTCGAGGCGCAGAAGATCACGGTGTCGGTTGAGGTTCAATTCAACCGCAAGAAAGCGCCCGATGTTGTTGGCAAAATCGTTCAGGATCTTCGGTCACTGCCTGGCATTCAGCAGATTCGCTGGTCGTAA
- a CDS encoding iron-sulfur cluster assembly accessory protein: MIAPVSRNNSSAPAGFRTSDERLIKVTTTAARRVGTLLQKQGRAQGVLRVSVVGGGCSGLQYKMDLQDAPANRDFLVETSGIRVVVDPKSALYVTGSELDFVEGLQGGFKVTNPNAATSCSCGESFSA; this comes from the coding sequence ATGATCGCACCCGTATCCAGGAATAATTCATCCGCCCCGGCTGGTTTTCGAACCAGCGACGAGCGGCTCATCAAGGTAACCACGACGGCCGCGCGCCGTGTCGGGACGTTGCTGCAAAAACAGGGACGCGCACAAGGTGTCCTTCGCGTTTCGGTGGTGGGCGGCGGCTGCTCGGGTTTGCAATATAAGATGGATTTGCAGGACGCCCCTGCGAACCGGGATTTCCTTGTGGAGACCTCCGGCATTCGCGTGGTCGTCGATCCGAAAAGCGCACTGTACGTGACGGGAAGCGAACTGGATTTCGTAGAAGGTTTGCAAGGCGGATTCAAGGTCACCAATCCCAACGCGGCCACGAGCTGTTCCTGCGGCGAAAGCTTCAGCGCATGA
- a CDS encoding DUF1361 domain-containing protein produces MKTAPLPFLSPRTLIAGAVLAIGQVLSRTNRILCRRETLAPMAALAFGSAVGLAVIFGRFLLTGRLSQGFLVWNLFLAWIPLGLALFADDEFRHGARRKWLLLGLAAGWLLFFPNSPYIFTDLTHLRFWFHNPFWVELTLILLFAFTGLLVGFLSLYLMQALVAETCGRAAGWVFVLATTALSSFGVYIGRFLRLNSWDVVLRPGRIFRTLDTWTQANMWNGHAVAFLLLFAAFLFVAYVMLHALTHLGSRTGSSLANQSR; encoded by the coding sequence ATGAAGACAGCGCCGCTACCATTTCTCAGCCCCCGGACGTTGATCGCAGGCGCAGTGCTCGCAATCGGACAGGTCCTGTCACGAACCAACCGGATACTGTGCCGGCGTGAAACATTGGCGCCCATGGCCGCCCTCGCTTTTGGTTCAGCGGTCGGACTCGCCGTGATCTTTGGCCGTTTTCTCCTGACCGGCAGATTGTCGCAAGGATTCCTGGTTTGGAATCTCTTCCTCGCCTGGATTCCGCTCGGGCTGGCGCTGTTTGCGGATGATGAATTTCGCCATGGCGCGCGGCGGAAGTGGCTGCTTTTGGGATTGGCAGCGGGATGGCTCCTGTTCTTTCCGAACTCGCCCTACATTTTCACCGACCTGACCCACCTGCGATTCTGGTTTCACAATCCGTTCTGGGTTGAGCTCACGCTCATTCTACTCTTCGCGTTCACCGGATTGCTCGTCGGGTTCCTGTCGCTCTATTTGATGCAGGCGCTCGTTGCAGAGACTTGCGGGCGCGCGGCCGGCTGGGTGTTCGTGCTTGCAACGACCGCCTTGAGCAGCTTCGGCGTGTATATCGGGCGCTTCCTGCGGCTCAACAGCTGGGATGTGGTCCTGCGACCGGGGCGAATATTTCGGACCCTCGACACATGGACGCAAGCCAACATGTGGAATGGCCACGCTGTGGCCTTCCTGCTCCTCTTCGCCGCATTTCTGTTCGTCGCGTATGTGATGCTCCATGCCCTGACCCATCTGGGGAGCCGCACGGGTTCATCGTTGGCCAACCAAAGTCGATAA